The Malassezia vespertilionis chromosome 2, complete sequence genomic sequence TCAACAAGAACAATaaacgcacgcgcgcaaacgaaCGCGCAgacgaggaagacgaggaaatggtgcctgcgcagcaagggAAACATGCGCGGACCAAGAAGCAGCAGGTGGGCAACGAGTTCCGTGCAAaacgcgcggcgggcgATGTACGGAAAGGGGGTGTGAGTCCGTATGCCTACGTGCCGCTATCGTCCGTTACCGGGAAGAAGAATGCAAAGCATGCGAAGAGTTTACAGATTGCAGGCAAGCGTGCGTAGATGTAAAAGAGTGTGGATGGATGTGCACGATATATGTGCTTGCTCGAAACGCTGCACTGTCAAGGCAGTGTGCGAGCAGCAAGGATACTATTGTAGTTTAAAATCCTACTTACTCATTCTTCACAATATCGCTCTTGAGTGGTTTCTTCTCCAAAATGCGCTTGCCctccttgtgcagctcgcggaCCTCTTCGCCGGGGTCCGTGGGCGATTGCAAGTTCTGGCTGTCGCGTGCAAGCTCCAAGACATCGTCGAGGGGCACAAGTCCGTCGTGGTCCACATCGAGCTTATCAACAATCTTTTGCATGCTGTCTTCGTCAGGGCGGTCTTTGATGAGTCGCAGTGCCTGCTCCAAATCCGCGACACTGATCTTGCCCGTGGAGCTGGTCTCGATCAAGTGCATGCGCGAGCCGACGTCCTTGTCGTAGTcttcgagctgctcgtcgatgcgctgcagcatcgcacggATACGCTTGTTCAGCGCACGAGTCTTGCTGGCAGACGCGCTTTGTTCGCTggccttttgcgccgcctcgcTGTCCTCCTTGGGAAGCGATTTCATCAACTCAGAAAGCTCCTTGCgttcgcgcagcacggaaGACTTGGCGGAAAGGATGctgagcgcctcgccgagctccgagagctggcgctgcgtcaTGCGCCCATCGTCAAGCTCGTTCTGCTTTGCCGCTCCGtcatgcggcgctgcagcattcGGGACAGCAAAAGATGCCGCCTCGGTCTCGCGCTTGAGCTTCTCCAATTCCTTGCGCTTCCGGTCCTCGTCTTGTGCAGCCTCGTGCTTCTGTTCctgctcggcctcgtcctcgATAAGCTCCTCTTGCTCTCTGAGCACCTCGAGACGCTGCTTGTTCGTCGCGGCCTCCTTGCTAAAGTGCAGCTCGGCCTCGTTCAGAAGCGACTCTGGCAGGCTCATGAGCGTGTGTTCCAGAGCATCAATCTGCTGATCCTGGTACGACGTCTTGGGCATGTTGGGGTGGCTGCTAAAGTAGAATGCACGGCTGAGAAtcagcagcgtgccgctAATCTTTTCCTTCACGTGCAGTTTAATCCACACCTTTAGGCactcgcgcgcctcttcctcAGACATGTTCATCGTGCCTATGCCACGGCTTTGGCACGCACTCAAAAGCTCCTGGTAGGACATGTGCTGCGAACCTTCCGAGCTAATGACCAAATCGTCGCGGCGGATCCTGCCCATGGCGTGGCGAATTTGGAAGCGCATATAATTGTCCGTGCCAAACGCATTCACCTGTATGTAGCGGCACATGGACACAAGCTGCGGGCGAGTGAGGTTGTCGAGCGTCATTTCGTCGTCAAACAGTTTGGCAACACGGATGACGTCCTCCTTGGTCGGCACTTCACCCTTTGTGCGCACTTTGCGGTAGAATTCCTTGAACGCATCCGAGTCCTTGATGTCGTCAGAAACAACAATACCGCCCTCCTTTATCGACTCCTGCAAAAACTTGGCCATCTCAATACGGATCTTGAGCAAATTACGCCTCTTTTCCTCGACCGCAAACTTGCTCTCAAacgtgctcggcagcatGTTGGGGAACAGCTTCACCGCGGCCgggagcagcagctccgCCATGGGGATCATCACGAATGGAATAAAGGGAATGAGACGCAAAAGATCACCCATGGTGCGCTTTAGCTGCCTGTGCTCACGCCGAGTCAACGTGTAGCCAagcagcatgcgccgcaaaaggCGGAATGAGATCGAGACCTCCTTCCCGAGAAGCTTGGTCCCGTGCCAGTAGTGCGCAGCCTCCTCCTTGATCTTGGTCATCAAGCTCTTCTTTTCAGTCACATCCTCTTTCTTGGTAAGTTCCTCGGCCTTGGCGTCTTTTTTAGGAGCGGAAGGCGTCTTTTCGAGCGCCCGCACGGTGCTGCTAAACGAGTGGAcgcgcatcggcatcgcacgctgcacatTGACGCGCATGCGACACATGCAAGCAAGTGGACGCATACTTGCCATGTGTGCGCGCCGTTCAAAGCCGGCCAGCAGGCCGACGCTTGCCACACTCCGTACGCAGTTCGCCATAAGCAGACCCGCCCGGCGTTTGGCGCGGAGCACAAGGTACGCCACGTGGCAAGCAGCAAGTACACAcgtgcgcagtgcaaaAATCTTTCCTCCACCATGGCAGACCAGGGCGAGGCGGCGATGATGCCAATCCGCTTGCGCACTTCGATTTCGGGTGCGTCT encodes the following:
- the YLH47 gene encoding LETM1 domain-containing protein ylh47 (EggNog:ENOG503NUF6; TransMembrane:1 (i104-127o); COG:S), encoding MRVNVQRAMPMRVHSFSSTVRALEKTPSAPKKDAKAEELTKKEDVTEKKSLMTKIKEEAAHYWHGTKLLGKEVSISFRLLRRMLLGYTLTRREHRQLKRTMGDLLRLIPFIPFVMIPMAELLLPAAVKLFPNMLPSTFESKFAVEEKRRNLLKIRIEMAKFLQESIKEGGIVVSDDIKDSDAFKEFYRKVRTKGEVPTKEDVIRVAKLFDDEMTLDNLTRPQLVSMCRYIQVNAFGTDNYMRFQIRHAMGRIRRDDLVISSEGSQHMSYQELLSACQSRGIGTMNMSEEEARECLKVWIKLHVKEKISGTLLILSRAFYFSSHPNMPKTSYQDQQIDALEHTLMSLPESLLNEAELHFSKEAATNKQRLEVLREQEELIEDEAEQEQKHEAAQDEDRKRKELEKLKRETEAASFAVPNAAAPHDGAAKQNELDDGRMTQRQLSELGEALSILSAKSSVLRERKELSELMKSLPKEDSEAAQKASEQSASASKTRALNKRIRAMLQRIDEQLEDYDKDVGSRMHLIETSSTGKISVADLEQALRLIKDRPDEDSMQKIVDKLDVDHDGLVPLDDVLELARDSQNLQSPTDPGEEVRELHKEGKRILEKKPLKSDIVKNE